The following proteins are co-located in the Nonlabens ponticola genome:
- a CDS encoding isoprenyl transferase — MVEELLDNAKLPKHVAIIMDGNGRWAKKQGLLRVRGHEKGTKSVRQTVETCAELGVDFLTLYAFSTENWKRPKLEVDTLMKLLVSSLRKELPTLKKNKISLRAVGSLHLLPSQAQIELQEVIDETAGDSQMILTLALSYGSREELTNVVKLIADKAVKGDLEINDITEDTINNHLFTNDMPDVDLLIRTSGEQRISNFLLWQIAYAELYFTEVLWPDFRKEHLITAFKNYQDRERRFGKTSEQL; from the coding sequence ATGGTAGAAGAACTACTCGACAATGCCAAATTACCTAAACACGTCGCCATTATCATGGATGGTAACGGTCGTTGGGCAAAAAAGCAAGGTCTATTAAGAGTACGCGGTCATGAAAAAGGAACCAAGTCAGTACGTCAGACTGTAGAAACCTGTGCAGAATTGGGCGTTGATTTCCTGACGCTCTATGCCTTTTCCACAGAAAATTGGAAAAGACCCAAACTAGAAGTAGACACCTTGATGAAACTCCTGGTTTCCAGCCTGCGCAAGGAACTACCTACTCTTAAAAAGAACAAGATATCATTGCGTGCCGTTGGCTCCTTACATCTGTTGCCTTCGCAAGCCCAAATTGAATTACAAGAAGTCATTGATGAGACCGCTGGAGATTCACAAATGATCCTGACGCTTGCACTGAGCTATGGATCCAGAGAGGAATTGACAAATGTGGTTAAACTAATAGCAGACAAAGCCGTCAAAGGTGACCTAGAGATCAATGACATAACTGAGGACACTATCAATAATCACCTATTTACCAACGACATGCCAGATGTTGACCTACTCATACGCACTAGCGGTGAGCAGCGCATCAGTAATTTCTTGTTATGGCAAATAGCCTATGCAGAGCTTTATTTTACCGAAGTGCTGTGGCCAGATTTTAGAAAAGAGCATTTGATAACTGCCTTCAAAAACTACCAGGATCGTGAGAGACGATTTGGTAAAACCAGTGAACAATTATAA
- a CDS encoding OmpP1/FadL family transporter, with protein sequence MNKLKVFAVLFLVGAFAYAGGYRVSLQSNKQLAMGHTGVAVVNSADILFFNPAGLVHLENRLNVSVGGFGVFSDVQYQNEDFGTSAETDSPTGTPLYAYISYSITDNFAAGLGIYTPYGSNVTWPTDWEGSHLVNEIELQAIFVQPTLSYQLFDSVSIGGGAIIAIGGVEFNRNANRTLTDEEGDRSNVAIEDSGVMGYGWTAGIMFTPTDNFSIGANYRSLIDIESEDGEATFSNFPNSPLTPSNGVQGFEATLPLPAELTVGLSYKWDKFLFAFDYNRAFWSEYENLDITFADGSQSLNPRNYKDASTYRFGLQYTATDALTLRGGYYFDESPVQSGFFAPETPRNDSSGYTFGLSYNISPSFAIDASFLYLRFKEINESYDFYQENGQNVPFEGTYKSRALAPGIGITYRM encoded by the coding sequence ATGAACAAATTAAAAGTTTTTGCAGTGCTTTTTTTGGTCGGTGCCTTTGCCTATGCAGGTGGTTACCGAGTAAGTTTGCAGAGTAACAAGCAGTTAGCCATGGGTCACACCGGCGTTGCTGTAGTCAATAGTGCAGATATTCTGTTCTTTAATCCAGCTGGATTAGTACATCTAGAGAATAGGCTTAATGTAAGTGTTGGTGGTTTTGGAGTTTTTAGTGACGTGCAGTACCAAAATGAAGATTTTGGAACAAGTGCAGAGACCGATAGTCCTACTGGAACACCATTATACGCATATATAAGTTATTCTATCACGGACAACTTTGCCGCTGGTCTAGGTATCTATACACCTTATGGTAGTAATGTGACCTGGCCTACAGATTGGGAAGGATCTCACCTGGTGAATGAAATTGAATTACAAGCAATCTTTGTACAACCTACCTTGTCTTATCAATTATTTGATAGTGTAAGTATAGGTGGTGGTGCAATTATCGCGATAGGTGGAGTTGAGTTCAATAGAAACGCAAACCGTACCCTAACTGATGAAGAAGGAGACCGATCAAATGTCGCTATTGAGGACAGCGGTGTAATGGGTTATGGATGGACAGCTGGTATTATGTTCACGCCTACAGATAATTTCTCTATTGGAGCAAATTATCGTTCACTTATCGATATTGAGAGTGAAGATGGTGAAGCTACTTTCTCAAACTTCCCTAACTCTCCATTGACTCCTAGTAACGGTGTTCAAGGTTTTGAAGCTACATTACCGTTACCAGCAGAACTTACTGTAGGTCTATCTTACAAATGGGACAAGTTCTTATTTGCTTTTGATTATAACCGTGCCTTCTGGAGTGAATATGAAAACCTAGATATCACATTTGCTGATGGTAGCCAGTCGTTGAATCCTAGAAACTATAAAGATGCTTCAACTTATAGATTTGGTTTACAATACACAGCAACTGACGCATTGACTTTGCGTGGTGGATATTACTTTGACGAGTCGCCAGTACAGTCAGGTTTCTTTGCGCCAGAAACTCCACGTAATGATTCCAGCGGATACACCTTTGGATTATCATACAATATCTCACCTAGTTTTGCTATTGATGCCTCGTTCCTGTATTTGAGATTTAAGGAAATTAATGAGTCATACGACTTTTATCAAGAAAATGGACAGAATGTACCATTTGAAGGTACCTACAAATCTAGAGCACTTGCTCCAGGTATCGGTATAACTTATAGAATGTAA
- a CDS encoding NAD kinase: protein MKHIAVYGQYVHKDAPDTIKAIITAFIDAGCDVKVEKDFYEFMDDIDLPGQVTTFDSLTAAYDLLISIGGDGTILRAVSYIGDLDVPILGINTGRLGFLATTHEDGIQSIVKQIMNGDYQLNKRSLITATSSHPENHLPPDNFALNEVTVSRMNTTSMIQIETHLDGEFLNSYWADGLIISTPTGSTGYSLSCGGPVISPTTDAFVITPIAPHNLNARPLVIHDNTVITVKVIGREKEFLTSLDNRIASYPNETEITLKKANFTIDLIQLNDQSFIKTLRHKLLWGEDKRN from the coding sequence ATGAAGCATATTGCTGTTTACGGTCAGTACGTTCACAAAGATGCGCCAGATACAATAAAGGCGATTATTACTGCTTTTATTGATGCTGGTTGCGATGTAAAGGTTGAGAAGGATTTCTATGAATTTATGGACGACATTGATTTGCCCGGGCAAGTCACGACTTTTGACAGCCTTACCGCTGCCTATGATTTACTTATAAGTATAGGTGGTGATGGTACCATATTAAGAGCCGTATCCTATATAGGTGATCTAGATGTTCCTATACTAGGTATCAATACGGGAAGATTGGGTTTTTTGGCAACCACTCATGAAGATGGAATACAAAGCATTGTAAAACAAATCATGAATGGTGATTACCAACTCAATAAGCGCAGCCTGATCACAGCAACCTCATCACATCCAGAAAATCACTTGCCACCAGATAATTTTGCATTGAATGAGGTAACGGTAAGCCGTATGAACACCACATCCATGATTCAAATAGAAACGCATCTAGACGGTGAGTTTTTAAACAGTTATTGGGCAGATGGTCTAATCATATCAACGCCTACAGGATCCACTGGCTATAGTTTGAGTTGTGGTGGTCCAGTAATATCGCCAACTACCGATGCATTTGTCATCACACCCATCGCGCCACATAATCTCAATGCACGACCGTTGGTTATTCATGACAATACCGTCATAACAGTTAAGGTAATAGGTAGGGAAAAAGAGTTTCTCACATCGCTCGACAATCGTATCGCAAGCTATCCTAATGAGACTGAGATTACACTTAAAAAAGCAAATTTCACGATCGATCTCATCCAGCTCAACGACCAGAGTTTTATCAAAACGCTGCGTCACAAATTACTTTGGGGCGAGGATAAGCGCAACTAG
- the bamA gene encoding outer membrane protein assembly factor BamA, which yields MTKQFAKALLVFSILIYSISSNAQRVGDIPIGDATRYKIGEITVTGAKNYNENTVVAFTGLRKGDEIFVPGERLSSVVKKLWDLKLFSDIRVFATGITGNPNDDIIDTIDLEINIVEVPTLAEVKIEGLKKGRARDLLKELNLAKGAKANENLVTNTRNFIENKYKDKGFLYADALVRIRENEDSTGQTTVDMRIDIDKGKKVKIAEINFEGNEQLSDKKLRGAMKNTKQKNFFRVLKRSKYVEDDYQADLKSVVDKYKENGFRDARIVSDTLKKIDEKTIALNIKVEEGERYYFGDINFIGNKAYTDETLQRILKVEKGDVYNGVAFDQQISDPTDPDANSLENLYQNSGYLFSRINAVETRVQNDTIDFEIRIVEDNIAYFDNVSVTGNDRTNDHVVYRILRTEPGRKYSKSDIIASIREIGQLGFFDPQNINPKIQNPSQEEGTVDIEYEIVETGASQIELQGGYGGGGFVGTLGLRFNNFSLRNIFNKEAYDPVPLGDGQSLAIRAQASTIFRTYSLNFTEPWLGGKKPVSLNVSLSHSEQFRVDPRDFRQVDRDQRFLITGGTIGLAKRLEWPDPYFQFSQAISFQHYNLKNYTTRLFNFPNGFSNNLAYTVGLSRNNVGVNRIFPTYGSSFSLTAKMTLPYSVWNGVDYENLEDNPAFQTNGMPDEAKIDQERFRFLEYYKIKFDGEWYTELANKLVLQTKTEFGFLGAYNNDRGLVPFERFFVGGDGLGAFSLDGRDIIRMRGYDNSSLTNSDDGDTVYNKFSLEARYPITLDQAASIYVLTFAEAAGSYATFRDYNPFEVQRSAGAGLRVFMPAFGLLGIDFGYGFDPVPTSLSPDPSGWNVHFIIGQQF from the coding sequence ATGACAAAACAGTTTGCAAAGGCTTTACTCGTATTTAGCATACTCATATACAGCATAAGCAGCAACGCACAGCGCGTAGGTGACATTCCTATAGGCGATGCCACCAGATATAAAATAGGCGAGATAACCGTTACTGGTGCCAAAAACTATAACGAGAACACCGTTGTAGCCTTCACAGGCTTGCGCAAGGGCGATGAGATATTTGTACCAGGAGAACGTTTGAGTAGTGTGGTCAAAAAATTATGGGATCTCAAACTCTTTAGCGACATACGTGTTTTTGCGACCGGTATCACTGGCAATCCTAATGATGATATCATCGATACCATCGATTTAGAAATCAATATCGTCGAGGTCCCAACCCTAGCTGAGGTAAAAATAGAAGGTCTTAAGAAAGGTCGTGCTCGCGATTTATTGAAAGAATTGAATCTTGCTAAAGGTGCTAAAGCCAATGAAAATCTAGTTACCAACACTAGAAACTTCATTGAAAATAAATACAAGGATAAAGGCTTCTTATATGCAGATGCTCTGGTAAGAATACGTGAGAACGAGGATTCTACAGGTCAGACTACGGTTGACATGCGCATTGATATTGATAAGGGCAAAAAAGTCAAGATAGCCGAAATCAACTTTGAAGGTAATGAGCAGCTAAGCGATAAAAAGCTACGCGGTGCCATGAAGAATACCAAACAGAAAAACTTCTTCCGTGTTTTGAAAAGATCAAAGTATGTTGAGGACGACTATCAGGCAGATCTTAAATCTGTGGTTGATAAATATAAGGAGAATGGTTTCCGTGATGCGCGTATTGTATCTGATACACTCAAGAAAATTGATGAGAAAACGATCGCTCTCAATATTAAAGTAGAAGAAGGTGAGCGCTACTATTTTGGTGACATCAATTTTATAGGTAATAAGGCGTATACTGATGAAACACTACAGCGCATCTTGAAAGTTGAAAAGGGTGATGTTTACAACGGTGTAGCATTTGACCAGCAAATTTCTGACCCTACTGATCCTGATGCCAACTCGCTAGAAAATCTTTATCAAAATAGTGGTTATCTATTCTCGCGCATCAACGCGGTAGAGACTCGTGTACAAAATGACACCATTGATTTTGAAATACGTATTGTAGAAGACAACATTGCCTACTTTGATAACGTTTCAGTTACTGGTAACGATCGTACTAATGACCATGTAGTTTATAGAATCTTAAGAACGGAACCTGGTCGTAAGTATTCAAAGTCAGACATTATTGCCTCTATTCGAGAGATAGGACAGCTAGGATTTTTTGATCCTCAAAATATCAATCCTAAAATCCAGAACCCTTCACAAGAAGAAGGAACTGTTGATATTGAGTACGAGATTGTAGAAACAGGTGCCAGCCAGATCGAGCTACAAGGTGGTTACGGTGGTGGTGGATTTGTAGGAACCTTAGGATTGCGATTCAATAACTTCTCTTTACGCAATATTTTCAATAAAGAAGCATATGATCCAGTACCATTGGGTGATGGACAAAGTTTGGCGATAAGAGCACAAGCGAGTACCATCTTCCGTACCTATTCATTGAACTTTACTGAGCCGTGGTTAGGTGGCAAGAAACCAGTTTCTCTAAATGTCTCGTTATCACACAGTGAGCAATTTAGAGTAGATCCTCGTGACTTTAGACAAGTGGATAGAGATCAACGATTCTTGATTACTGGTGGTACCATAGGTCTAGCAAAACGATTGGAATGGCCAGATCCTTACTTCCAGTTTTCTCAAGCAATCTCATTCCAGCATTACAACTTAAAGAATTACACTACTAGGTTATTTAATTTCCCTAATGGTTTTTCTAACAACCTAGCCTACACTGTCGGCTTGAGTAGAAATAATGTAGGTGTCAATAGAATATTTCCTACTTATGGTTCTTCATTCTCACTTACCGCCAAGATGACGCTACCCTACTCTGTATGGAATGGCGTGGACTATGAGAACCTAGAAGATAATCCGGCATTTCAAACTAATGGTATGCCAGACGAGGCCAAAATCGACCAAGAGCGATTCCGTTTTCTAGAGTACTACAAGATCAAGTTTGATGGAGAATGGTACACAGAGCTAGCAAACAAGCTAGTACTGCAAACCAAAACTGAATTTGGTTTCCTAGGAGCCTACAACAACGATCGCGGTCTAGTACCATTTGAGCGTTTCTTTGTAGGTGGTGATGGACTAGGCGCTTTCTCACTAGATGGTCGTGATATTATACGCATGCGTGGTTATGACAACAGCTCTCTTACTAACAGTGATGATGGTGATACCGTTTACAATAAATTCTCACTAGAAGCACGTTACCCAATCACGCTAGATCAGGCAGCATCCATTTATGTTCTTACATTTGCAGAAGCCGCAGGATCCTATGCAACATTTAGGGACTATAATCCGTTTGAGGTGCAACGATCCGCAGGAGCAGGTTTGAGAGTATTCATGCCAGCCTTTGGTTTGCTAGGTATTGACTTTGGTTATGGATTTGATCCAGTGCCTACATCACTTAGCCCAGATCCTAGCGGTTGGAATGTTCACTTTATAATCGGGCAGCAGTTTTAA
- a CDS encoding CBS domain-containing protein: MDLQEYIINDVTPLSLEDDVKVSQRIFQQQTISHLPVLDKDQYVGCVSETDAHCFEDNQKLNDVKYALDRFFVKEDTHWLDVLEAFAQHNANLMPVLDTNNKYLGYYELKDIMQHFNDSPFMYESGAVIVLEKGSTDYSFSEISQIVETNDSRVFGMFVSGYRDHLSEITIKISPANLNAVIQTFRRYSYEVLTAAEDDTYLDALKKRSDYLDKYLNI, encoded by the coding sequence ATGGATTTACAAGAGTATATCATTAACGACGTGACACCGCTTTCTCTAGAAGATGACGTCAAGGTTTCTCAGCGCATTTTCCAGCAACAAACGATCTCTCATTTACCTGTCCTCGATAAAGATCAATATGTGGGCTGCGTGTCTGAGACTGATGCGCACTGTTTTGAAGACAATCAAAAGCTGAACGATGTCAAATATGCTCTGGATCGTTTTTTTGTAAAAGAGGATACCCATTGGCTGGATGTGCTAGAAGCATTTGCCCAACATAATGCCAACTTAATGCCTGTTCTAGATACCAATAATAAATATCTAGGCTACTATGAGTTGAAGGATATCATGCAGCATTTTAATGACTCGCCTTTCATGTACGAGAGCGGTGCCGTGATCGTGCTGGAAAAAGGGTCTACGGACTACAGCTTTAGTGAGATATCGCAGATTGTAGAGACTAATGACAGTAGGGTTTTTGGGATGTTTGTAAGCGGTTACCGCGATCATTTGTCTGAAATCACCATCAAAATAAGCCCAGCAAATCTCAACGCGGTGATTCAAACCTTCAGGAGATATAGCTATGAAGTGCTTACCGCTGCCGAGGATGACACCTATCTAGATGCGCTGAAGAAAAGATCTGACTACCTGGATAAATACCTTAATATATAA
- a CDS encoding alpha/beta fold hydrolase produces the protein MKLHSIILGEGKPFVILHGFLGMADNWKTLGTRWSQDGFQVHLLDQRNHGRSFHSDTFDYNDMAQDVSNYCKEYDLENIVLLGHSMGGKVAMRCAAMYPELIDKLIIADIAPKEYAPHHSDIINALQSVDFTTLKKRGDADKILAQRINDVGTRMFLMKSLHRIDKNTYGWRFNLPTLAASQHDVGTHEQHDEPIDIPTLFIRGGESGYILDSDKMLIDHAFAKAELKTIPNAGHWLHAQEPDKFHDMVVEFIK, from the coding sequence ATGAAACTGCACAGCATCATATTGGGAGAAGGCAAGCCCTTCGTTATATTACACGGATTCCTGGGCATGGCAGACAACTGGAAAACGCTAGGAACTCGCTGGTCACAGGATGGATTTCAAGTGCACCTGCTCGATCAACGCAATCATGGTCGCAGTTTTCATAGCGATACCTTTGATTATAATGATATGGCACAAGATGTGTCAAATTATTGCAAGGAGTATGACTTGGAAAACATCGTACTATTAGGACACAGCATGGGCGGTAAGGTCGCCATGCGGTGTGCCGCCATGTATCCAGAACTTATCGACAAATTGATCATTGCAGATATTGCTCCCAAAGAATACGCACCGCATCACAGCGATATCATCAATGCGTTGCAGTCGGTAGATTTTACAACACTCAAGAAACGTGGCGATGCAGATAAGATTCTTGCCCAGCGTATCAATGATGTAGGAACCCGCATGTTCTTGATGAAAAGCCTGCACCGTATCGATAAAAATACCTATGGCTGGCGTTTTAACTTACCCACACTAGCTGCGAGCCAGCATGATGTAGGAACTCATGAGCAGCATGATGAGCCTATAGATATACCTACCTTGTTCATACGCGGTGGAGAATCGGGATACATATTAGATAGCGATAAGATGTTGATTGATCACGCTTTCGCGAAAGCGGAACTAAAAACAATACCCAACGCAGGACACTGGCTGCATGCACAAGAACCAGATAAATTTCACGATATGGTTGTGGAATTCATAAAATAA
- the porG gene encoding type IX secretion system protein PorG, whose product MRLSLVIIVFFVSAFAKAQTFEIGIWAGGSNIIGDVGSTAYINPTGTTVGGIFKWNRSSRHSFRGTLLYSKITADDADSDDRSRELRGLEFDYNMLEASIGIEYTFWEWNLYNYKRQFVPYMYSGISAYRYDQQRLNNNAELEIYSNSIDVALPFILGVKGTLSDHLIIGAEIGARYTITDNLDGSNPEGRFGSNQPQRFGNLNNNDWYVFSGVTLTYTFGRKPCYCNF is encoded by the coding sequence ATGCGTTTATCGCTAGTTATCATCGTTTTTTTCGTTTCCGCTTTCGCGAAAGCGCAAACATTTGAGATAGGAATATGGGCTGGTGGCTCTAACATCATAGGCGATGTGGGCAGCACTGCATATATCAATCCTACAGGAACTACGGTAGGTGGTATTTTTAAGTGGAATCGCAGTAGCCGCCACAGTTTTAGAGGCACATTGCTCTACTCAAAAATTACCGCAGACGATGCTGATAGTGACGATCGCTCCAGAGAATTGCGTGGGCTTGAGTTTGACTACAACATGCTCGAGGCATCCATAGGTATAGAATATACCTTCTGGGAATGGAATTTATACAACTATAAAAGACAGTTTGTGCCTTATATGTACTCAGGAATAAGCGCTTATCGATATGACCAGCAGCGCCTCAATAATAATGCTGAACTTGAGATCTATTCCAATAGTATAGACGTGGCTCTGCCATTTATTTTGGGAGTCAAAGGAACATTAAGCGACCATCTAATTATAGGTGCTGAGATAGGCGCACGATATACCATTACTGATAATCTAGACGGGAGCAATCCAGAAGGTCGATTTGGAAGCAATCAACCTCAACGATTTGGTAATCTTAATAATAATGACTGGTACGTCTTTAGTGGTGTGACGCTTACCTACACTTTTGGACGTAAACCTTGCTACTGCAATTTCTAA
- a CDS encoding pyridoxine 5'-phosphate synthase, giving the protein MAILSVNINKIATLRNSRGGNVPDLLKVAVDLESFGAQGITIHPRPDERHIKYQDARDLKRIVTTELNIEGNPIDSFIKLVDEVKPAQVTLVPDAPDAITSNAGWDTIKHRDFLTEIVSHFRNQGIRTSIFVDSVIEMVEGAKETGVDRIELYTEDYASHYNKDKEAAIAPYIKAAKKATELGIGINAGHDLSLENLKFFAQQLPDLLEVSIGHALISESLYLGLENVVNMYKARLSS; this is encoded by the coding sequence ATGGCCATTTTAAGTGTCAACATCAATAAAATAGCAACACTGCGCAACTCTCGTGGTGGTAATGTTCCAGATTTGCTCAAGGTAGCGGTAGATCTAGAATCATTTGGCGCACAAGGAATCACGATCCATCCACGACCTGATGAGCGTCACATCAAGTATCAAGATGCACGAGATCTCAAGAGAATTGTAACTACGGAGCTGAATATTGAAGGAAACCCAATTGATAGCTTTATCAAACTAGTCGATGAGGTCAAGCCGGCACAAGTTACCCTAGTTCCAGACGCGCCAGATGCCATCACATCAAATGCAGGATGGGATACGATCAAGCACCGTGATTTTTTGACAGAGATAGTATCTCATTTTAGAAATCAAGGGATACGCACCAGCATATTTGTTGATTCAGTCATAGAGATGGTTGAAGGCGCCAAAGAAACAGGCGTGGACCGCATCGAGTTATATACAGAAGATTATGCGAGCCACTATAATAAGGATAAAGAAGCCGCGATTGCACCATATATAAAAGCAGCTAAAAAGGCTACCGAATTAGGAATAGGCATCAATGCAGGTCACGATCTTTCACTAGAGAACCTTAAATTTTTTGCACAGCAGTTACCGGATTTGCTAGAGGTAAGCATAGGGCACGCATTGATTTCTGAGAGTCTATATCTAGGTCTGGAGAACGTCGTTAATATGTATAAGGCACGATTGAGCTCATGA